In Phycisphaerae bacterium, the following proteins share a genomic window:
- a CDS encoding MFS transporter translates to MSNEQVQGGKTSTGHFRWIICALLFTAIALNYIDRQILGLLKPMLEKSLNWSEEDFGYIVIAFTIAYGISYTCGGWFMDRVGVKLGFVIAVVLWSLAEMAHALNWYIPIEARIGIFGISATVFGFCVARAVLGIAEGGSYPALNKTISEWFPKKERAFAFGIANSGTAIGAIAAPLLILWLATDFSWPIAFIVTGAMGLFWAVFWLPLYANPHKHKRISAAELAHIDADPPDPPGIKVPWRTLLKYRQTWMYIVGTGISGTVWWFWLYWGPDFLHKQYGLDVKSLGWPMVVVYLITGIGSITGGYLSGWFMKLGWSINASRKMAMLACALCVVPVFLASIIANAWVGAILMGLAMAAHQGFAANLFTMVSDTAPRRVVGSIVGLGGTAACIGTFFTGIYVPKILEATGKYQLVLIIASCAYVVTLLIIHLINPKLKPMEFDVSQAAKTK, encoded by the coding sequence ATGTCGAACGAACAGGTACAAGGGGGAAAAACATCAACCGGTCACTTTCGATGGATTATCTGTGCACTGCTGTTTACAGCGATTGCCCTGAACTACATTGACCGGCAAATCCTCGGCCTTCTAAAACCGATGCTGGAGAAAAGCCTGAACTGGAGCGAAGAAGATTTCGGCTATATCGTCATCGCTTTTACCATCGCATACGGGATAAGCTATACCTGCGGAGGATGGTTTATGGACCGAGTGGGCGTCAAATTGGGTTTTGTCATTGCGGTTGTTCTATGGAGTCTGGCGGAGATGGCCCACGCTCTGAACTGGTACATCCCGATTGAAGCCAGAATAGGGATATTCGGGATATCTGCGACGGTGTTCGGCTTTTGCGTTGCGCGTGCCGTGCTTGGTATAGCAGAAGGAGGCAGCTACCCAGCCCTTAATAAAACCATCAGCGAATGGTTCCCCAAGAAAGAACGTGCGTTTGCATTCGGTATTGCCAACTCCGGCACCGCCATCGGCGCCATAGCAGCACCATTACTGATATTGTGGCTTGCCACTGATTTCAGCTGGCCGATAGCTTTCATAGTAACAGGCGCCATGGGCTTGTTTTGGGCTGTTTTCTGGCTGCCGCTTTACGCGAACCCGCATAAGCATAAACGAATTTCAGCGGCGGAGCTTGCTCACATTGACGCCGACCCGCCGGACCCGCCGGGCATAAAAGTCCCGTGGCGGACGCTGCTGAAATATCGCCAGACGTGGATGTATATCGTGGGGACAGGTATCAGCGGCACAGTGTGGTGGTTCTGGCTGTACTGGGGTCCTGACTTTCTGCACAAGCAATACGGTCTGGATGTTAAAAGTCTGGGCTGGCCGATGGTGGTTGTTTACCTGATAACAGGCATAGGCAGTATCACAGGCGGGTACCTATCCGGGTGGTTTATGAAACTGGGATGGTCAATAAACGCTTCCCGCAAGATGGCGATGCTGGCCTGCGCCCTGTGTGTAGTGCCGGTCTTTTTGGCATCAATCATCGCTAACGCGTGGGTAGGAGCGATACTGATGGGTCTTGCGATGGCGGCGCACCAGGGATTTGCGGCGAATCTTTTTACAATGGTTTCGGACACAGCGCCTCGCCGAGTAGTGGGCTCAATCGTAGGCCTGGGCGGCACGGCGGCCTGTATCGGCACATTCTTTACCGGGATATACGTACCTAAAATTCTCGAAGCGACCGGCAAATACCAGTTAGTGCTGATTATCGCGTCCTGCGCTTATGTGGTAACCCTACTGATAATTCACTTGATTAACCCGAAGCTGAAACCGATGGAGTTCGACGTTTCGCAGGCAGCGAAGACCAAATGA
- a CDS encoding DNA/RNA non-specific endonuclease — MSLTKHKTGLRKVILSALLLIISQTLACESETTWPVWDNNTPNPHTVFGVPEYNANDPCHNIVRQYDAFTVYYDDEVLSPRWTAIKVTRYIVDENSKMKRPGSFKTDKFLKQKGYKVTKHGNYNNLFGQNKWDRGHMVQFDDARGYGKQAGKDSFYTSNICPQLKSLNGRGWLTLEKTCSEFARDYKVVWIYTGPIYGEKKKPFAKGRKVPAPVAFYKIVASPLDNNNVNVLAFRMPQEPIPADVNISKFLVTVRDIEKETGLDFFCDLPDNVENQIETNKAALWPDLPD, encoded by the coding sequence ATGAGCCTCACGAAACACAAAACTGGTCTTCGAAAAGTCATTTTGTCTGCGTTATTACTGATTATCAGTCAAACACTCGCCTGCGAATCCGAAACCACCTGGCCGGTCTGGGACAATAATACCCCAAATCCGCATACCGTATTCGGCGTGCCGGAGTATAACGCAAATGACCCCTGTCACAATATCGTCCGCCAATATGACGCTTTCACAGTTTATTACGATGATGAGGTTTTATCGCCTCGCTGGACCGCCATAAAGGTAACACGTTACATAGTGGACGAAAATAGCAAGATGAAAAGGCCGGGCTCTTTCAAAACCGACAAATTCCTCAAGCAGAAAGGATACAAGGTTACAAAGCACGGAAATTACAATAATCTTTTTGGACAGAATAAGTGGGACCGCGGACATATGGTGCAGTTTGACGATGCAAGGGGATATGGCAAACAGGCCGGCAAAGATTCTTTTTACACATCGAATATCTGTCCCCAGCTTAAATCACTCAATGGTCGTGGCTGGCTCACTCTTGAGAAGACCTGCTCCGAGTTCGCGCGCGATTACAAAGTTGTTTGGATATATACAGGCCCTATATACGGCGAAAAGAAGAAACCTTTTGCTAAGGGCCGGAAAGTCCCTGCCCCAGTTGCCTTTTATAAAATAGTTGCCTCTCCCTTGGATAACAATAATGTAAATGTGCTCGCGTTTCGAATGCCGCAGGAGCCGATACCGGCTGATGTAAATATCTCCAAATTCCTCGTAACTGTTCGGGATATTGAAAAGGAAACAGGCCTTGATTTCTTCTGCGATTTGCCCGACAACGTGGAAAACCAAATCGAAACAAATAAAGCAGCGTTGTGGCCTGATTTACCTGATTGA
- a CDS encoding LamG domain-containing protein — MEMRKIIGMLVFLLGFWCAIAGGAVIYVDADANGTNNGTSWENAFTDLQDGLEDAQTNDEIWVAAGTYKPSEQYIYRDMGEEPNNPRYATFKLLDDVEVYGGFAGTETSREQRDWNVNETILSGDIGIPDNNSDNSYRVVTTHQNTDAYIDGFTITGGCANGKWYYTRGGGINNYDNSRITAWNCIFRNNYAKYWGGAVCGNFGCTVAMSYCTFEQNTSSNFGGGVSVFGGSGDSASVLYLGRCVFSENTAYWTGGGVDAYDATLLLRHCILRNNSSEYMGGGVCYESPMVDGIMMEASNSVFSGNNASYYGGGIYTLNNDGESIITNCSLSGNSAIYGGGIYNNYTDTRITSCILWNNGSEIYDANSSSPVVSYCDVEGGYTGSNNIDADPCFVVADPNLHLGLNSPCINTGDPNVIMIPGWTDVDDGPRVIGERVDIGSDEASPPVRWWKLDESSGSTAYDSANGYNGTVYGATWTTGQINGALSFDGTNDYVAIPSYTLNTNNGTISLWFKTSANFSANYGGMGYLISRDSQYYSYLTVAGNGAGPYWIIGETDSQNDYYVAMEGAAAAGLWNNVVVSFDEKVATTYLNSVPIQTEPVTDSYLTLTRIGGRTQEYFNGKIDDVRLYDRALTAKEAEHLYQEGLGPKAYDPNPVNGATDVDVNTALSWSPGGYAISHDVYLGINYNNVNNADTTSAEYKGNYDVNTFDPCGLGPMTTYYWRIDEKSSSSTTKGDVWSFTTYIDPYLTHWWKLDETSGTTAYDSVDTDNGVFNGDDPNWVTGKFDGAVDFDGVTDYFSVASLNSLFNNSSVFTVAGWFKTEQSTGMQTIVGQWSQDSGYYYGWQVLVENKKVVAKFGGDVAPMTEITGTNDVNDGKWHQFALVNNGSSSVALYVDGDPNGTAGSKYMDIYDTKFRIGDGSYGNGNLEGGPFNGMIDNVMIFNRVLSAEEVKQLYEAGS, encoded by the coding sequence ATGGAAATGCGAAAAATTATTGGAATGTTGGTATTTTTATTGGGGTTCTGGTGCGCGATTGCCGGAGGAGCGGTCATTTACGTTGATGCGGACGCAAACGGCACAAACAACGGCACGAGCTGGGAAAATGCCTTTACGGACTTGCAGGATGGCCTTGAAGATGCACAGACAAACGATGAAATCTGGGTCGCTGCAGGGACTTACAAGCCGTCAGAACAGTATATCTATAGGGATATGGGCGAAGAACCCAATAACCCACGATATGCCACTTTTAAGCTTCTCGATGATGTGGAAGTATATGGCGGATTTGCCGGGACAGAAACATCCCGCGAACAACGGGACTGGAATGTCAACGAGACCATTCTCAGCGGAGATATCGGAATCCCTGATAATAATAGTGACAACTCTTACAGGGTGGTAACAACCCATCAGAACACGGATGCCTACATTGACGGCTTCACGATTACAGGAGGATGTGCAAACGGGAAATGGTATTATACGCGTGGCGGCGGGATAAACAACTACGATAATAGCAGAATCACTGCGTGGAACTGCATTTTTAGAAACAACTACGCAAAATACTGGGGAGGCGCCGTATGCGGCAATTTTGGTTGTACAGTGGCGATGTCTTATTGCACTTTCGAGCAAAACACATCATCTAACTTTGGTGGCGGGGTGAGCGTCTTCGGCGGTTCTGGCGACTCGGCGAGCGTTTTGTACCTCGGGAGATGCGTCTTTTCTGAAAATACAGCGTACTGGACTGGCGGAGGAGTGGATGCCTATGACGCCACCCTACTTTTAAGACATTGCATATTAAGAAATAACTCGAGCGAATACATGGGAGGCGGCGTATGTTACGAGAGCCCGATGGTAGATGGTATAATGATGGAAGCGTCAAATTCCGTTTTCAGCGGAAACAACGCCTCCTACTATGGAGGGGGCATTTATACCCTTAATAATGACGGAGAGTCAATAATAACGAATTGCTCACTTAGCGGAAACAGCGCTATCTATGGTGGAGGAATTTATAACAATTATACCGACACAAGAATCACAAGCTGCATCCTGTGGAATAACGGAAGCGAGATATATGATGCTAATTCCAGCAGCCCCGTTGTCTCATATTGTGACGTAGAGGGAGGCTATACAGGATCAAACAATATCGACGCAGACCCGTGTTTTGTAGTTGCCGACCCTAATTTACACTTAGGGTTAAATTCTCCGTGTATTAATACGGGAGACCCAAACGTTATAATGATCCCCGGATGGACGGACGTAGACGACGGGCCACGCGTGATTGGCGAAAGAGTGGATATTGGTTCCGACGAGGCGAGCCCTCCTGTCAGATGGTGGAAACTTGACGAAAGCAGCGGCAGCACAGCTTATGATTCAGCCAACGGCTATAATGGAACCGTCTATGGAGCAACGTGGACAACAGGTCAAATCAACGGCGCATTGAGTTTCGACGGGACTAATGATTATGTTGCTATTCCAAGTTATACACTCAACACAAATAACGGAACAATTTCGTTATGGTTTAAAACATCCGCGAATTTTTCAGCAAACTATGGCGGCATGGGATACTTAATAAGCCGGGATAGTCAGTATTACAGCTACTTAACAGTTGCGGGAAATGGAGCCGGGCCTTACTGGATAATCGGTGAGACTGATTCACAGAATGACTATTATGTCGCTATGGAAGGTGCAGCTGCCGCAGGCCTATGGAATAATGTCGTCGTGTCTTTTGACGAAAAAGTAGCAACAACATACCTAAATAGTGTGCCAATACAGACAGAGCCAGTTACCGATTCTTATCTGACTCTTACTCGCATTGGCGGAAGAACGCAGGAGTACTTCAACGGCAAAATCGACGATGTCCGCCTCTACGACAGGGCCTTAACTGCTAAAGAGGCAGAACATCTTTATCAGGAAGGTTTAGGGCCAAAAGCATACGACCCCAATCCTGTCAACGGAGCAACAGACGTGGACGTCAATACAGCTCTTAGCTGGTCACCGGGAGGATATGCCATCTCGCACGATGTGTACTTAGGCATCAACTACAACAATGTAAATAATGCCGATACAACTTCTGCGGAATACAAGGGCAATTACGATGTTAATACCTTTGACCCGTGCGGTCTCGGCCCTATGACCACTTACTACTGGCGGATTGACGAGAAGAGCTCCTCCAGCACAACTAAAGGGGATGTATGGAGCTTTACAACATATATTGACCCCTATCTTACACACTGGTGGAAACTTGATGAAACCAGCGGCACAACCGCTTATGATTCCGTCGATACCGATAATGGGGTATTTAACGGCGATGACCCAAACTGGGTGACGGGGAAATTCGACGGCGCGGTTGATTTTGACGGCGTTACAGACTACTTCTCGGTGGCAAGTTTGAACAGCTTGTTCAACAACAGCAGCGTTTTCACAGTCGCCGGCTGGTTCAAGACGGAGCAATCAACAGGGATGCAAACAATTGTCGGACAATGGTCGCAAGATTCCGGCTATTACTACGGCTGGCAGGTCTTGGTTGAGAACAAGAAGGTTGTAGCAAAATTCGGCGGCGACGTTGCGCCGATGACCGAAATAACAGGGACAAACGATGTAAACGACGGCAAGTGGCATCAATTTGCGTTAGTCAATAATGGTTCGAGCAGTGTTGCTCTATATGTGGACGGCGACCCCAACGGAACGGCTGGCTCAAAGTATATGGATATATATGATACGAAGTTCCGGATAGGCGACGGCAGTTATGGTAACGGCAATCTGGAAGGCGGGCCGTTCAACGGGATGATAGACAATGTTATGATATTCAACAGAGTGCTATCGGCTGAAGAGGTAAAACAGCTTTATGAGGCAGGATCATAG
- the mtaB gene encoding tRNA (N(6)-L-threonylcarbamoyladenosine(37)-C(2))-methylthiotransferase MtaB, whose protein sequence is MKTFAINTIGCKVNQYESQQIRELLERLGLSQAETSKSKPDLVVINTCCVTLSASAKSRQRIRKAQKLSPDASIVVCGCLPTVQTGELNNLGKNIHLISHRETTAATLSQIINGKAAASRSQNSQSDQNTSIKAENGPKIKLKNKSAELPKLSQLTSFKEYTRAFLKIQDGCDGYCSYCIVPKTRPFVHSKPIEAVLQEAEALVEAGHKEIVVTGIFTGAYGQKSVRRKNWTNQQNDKLADLLDKLVEIPNLARIRVSSLEPGDVTPRLLDTFRNNHKIMPHLHLSLQSGSNAVLKRMCRQYSADEFKETIALIKSRLDRPAITTDIIVGFPGETEEDFEETVELAKETGFAKMHVFSFSKRAGTAAASLQGTVNNEVMKRRSKILLDLDAELGYKFREQFLGETAEILVENGGKGRSERYFMVYLENSSKKPQKGDLVKVRLIKNSKNGAVGIVLS, encoded by the coding sequence ATGAAAACTTTTGCCATAAATACTATCGGCTGTAAAGTCAATCAATACGAAAGCCAGCAGATTCGAGAGCTGCTTGAACGGCTCGGCCTCAGCCAGGCCGAAACGTCCAAAAGCAAGCCGGACCTAGTCGTTATCAATACCTGCTGCGTAACACTATCGGCCTCTGCAAAAAGCCGACAACGCATCCGAAAAGCCCAAAAGCTAAGTCCTGATGCCAGTATAGTTGTTTGCGGCTGCTTACCAACGGTACAAACAGGCGAACTAAACAACCTTGGTAAAAATATCCATCTAATTAGCCATCGAGAAACCACGGCTGCGACTTTAAGCCAAATAATCAACGGCAAGGCCGCTGCCTCAAGGTCCCAAAACTCTCAATCAGACCAAAACACCTCAATTAAAGCAGAAAACGGTCCAAAAATCAAGCTTAAAAATAAATCGGCTGAACTGCCGAAACTTAGCCAATTAACCTCATTTAAGGAATATACGAGGGCATTTTTAAAGATCCAGGACGGCTGCGACGGATACTGCAGCTATTGTATTGTACCTAAAACCCGCCCATTTGTTCACAGTAAGCCGATTGAGGCGGTTTTGCAGGAGGCAGAAGCCCTTGTTGAAGCAGGTCATAAGGAAATCGTCGTAACAGGCATATTTACCGGCGCTTACGGCCAAAAAAGTGTCAGGCGGAAAAACTGGACAAACCAGCAAAATGACAAATTAGCGGATTTGTTAGACAAACTGGTAGAAATACCAAATTTGGCAAGGATAAGAGTAAGTTCGCTGGAACCGGGCGATGTAACGCCGCGATTGCTCGATACTTTCCGTAACAATCATAAGATTATGCCGCATCTGCACTTGTCACTGCAATCAGGTTCAAATGCGGTACTAAAAAGGATGTGCAGACAATACAGCGCGGACGAATTTAAGGAAACGATTGCGTTAATCAAAAGCCGGCTGGATAGGCCTGCTATCACTACTGATATCATTGTTGGGTTTCCGGGGGAAACAGAAGAGGATTTCGAGGAGACGGTTGAACTGGCAAAGGAAACGGGGTTTGCAAAAATGCATGTTTTCAGTTTTTCAAAGCGAGCAGGGACGGCCGCGGCAAGTTTACAAGGGACTGTAAATAATGAGGTTATGAAGAGACGCTCCAAGATACTGCTGGATTTGGATGCCGAACTGGGCTATAAATTTCGGGAGCAGTTTTTGGGTGAAACGGCTGAAATTCTGGTTGAAAATGGGGGTAAAGGCAGAAGCGAACGGTATTTTATGGTTTACCTTGAAAATTCGAGTAAAAAGCCACAAAAAGGGGACTTAGTCAAAGTGAGGTTGATTAAGAATAGCAAAAATGGGGCTGTGGGAATAGTTTTGAGTTAG
- a CDS encoding TRAP transporter large permease, giving the protein MSLPILVLAVSFFILVALNVPVAFCMGISTVLALLAMGDLPAFVATAHKIATGIDSFTLLAIPFFILSGLLIGQGGIARRLIDFANVLVGRFRGGLAFVNVLTCMLFGAISGSAAAAVSAIGGFMIPLMNKMGYNREFNASVTITAATTGLLIPPSNVMIVYSLATGGIVSIAALFVAGYLPGILVGVGLMVVAGWISVKHNYGKGETFAFKEAVLRLLQAIPPMMLVVIVVGGILMGWFTPTEASAVGVLYTLILAVAVYKEVKVKDLPKILLQCGVITSVVFLLIGTSMAMSWVLASENIPQNISASLMSLTSNKVVVLLIISTILLVVGCFMDMTPAILIFTPIFLPVVQKFGMHPLHFGIIMIMNLSIGLCTPPVGTCLFLGCGIAETTVTKVIRHILPFFASMVITLLITVYVPEISLWLPEKLGLIK; this is encoded by the coding sequence GTGAGTTTGCCCATATTAGTTCTGGCCGTGAGTTTCTTCATACTGGTCGCTTTAAATGTGCCGGTGGCATTCTGTATGGGCATCTCAACGGTCCTCGCACTTTTGGCTATGGGCGATTTGCCGGCGTTTGTGGCTACGGCACACAAGATAGCCACTGGCATCGACAGTTTCACTCTGCTGGCGATACCATTTTTCATTTTGTCGGGTCTATTGATTGGACAAGGAGGTATTGCCCGGCGATTAATCGACTTTGCGAATGTTCTGGTGGGCCGATTCCGCGGCGGACTGGCTTTCGTAAACGTTCTGACCTGTATGCTATTCGGCGCGATATCCGGTTCGGCGGCGGCAGCGGTGTCGGCCATCGGAGGCTTTATGATTCCGCTGATGAATAAAATGGGCTATAACCGGGAATTCAACGCATCGGTTACTATAACCGCAGCAACAACGGGGCTGCTAATACCACCAAGCAACGTTATGATTGTCTATTCGCTGGCTACCGGCGGTATTGTTTCGATTGCGGCCCTATTCGTAGCAGGATATCTGCCCGGTATTCTGGTAGGGGTCGGACTGATGGTTGTCGCCGGATGGATATCCGTTAAACATAACTACGGCAAAGGAGAAACCTTCGCCTTCAAGGAGGCCGTGTTACGTCTCCTGCAGGCAATTCCGCCAATGATGCTCGTGGTCATCGTAGTCGGCGGCATCCTTATGGGGTGGTTTACACCGACAGAAGCCTCGGCGGTCGGCGTTCTTTATACATTAATTCTGGCTGTGGCGGTGTATAAAGAGGTGAAGGTCAAAGACCTGCCGAAGATTCTTCTTCAGTGCGGCGTTATTACATCGGTAGTTTTTCTGCTCATAGGGACAAGTATGGCGATGTCGTGGGTGCTGGCATCAGAAAATATTCCCCAGAATATAAGCGCCAGCCTGATGAGTCTTACGAGCAATAAAGTTGTCGTTTTACTGATAATCAGCACTATCCTGCTGGTGGTGGGATGCTTTATGGATATGACGCCGGCCATACTGATATTCACACCTATCTTTTTACCTGTTGTTCAGAAATTCGGGATGCACCCGCTGCACTTCGGTATCATAATGATTATGAATTTAAGTATAGGTCTGTGCACGCCGCCGGTCGGGACATGTCTTTTCCTCGGCTGCGGTATAGCGGAAACCACGGTAACCAAAGTGATACGCCACATTCTGCCATTTTTTGCCTCGATGGTAATTACGCTGCTGATTACTGTTTACGTACCTGAAATATCCCTGTGGCTGCCCGAAAAACTCGGGCTTATTAAGTAG
- a CDS encoding TRAP transporter substrate-binding protein produces the protein MRNKTVLFLFFICTVLMIPTGCGKKGAAGAEVVLKLGHGLDTAHPAHKAMVYMAERVAEKSGGRMKIEIFPNEQLGNEKELLESLQLGYLAVTKTSSAPLEGFVPEMRIFGIPYLFRDSEHFWKVLEGPIGKKLLLAGQSKGLRGLCFYDAGARSFYAKKAINSPADLKGLKIRVQISVMQMKMIDAMGGSSTPIPYGEIYTALDQGVVDAAENNTPSFYASRHYEICKYYTMDEHARLPDILIISARVWNNLKGEFQQILQEAVDESVEYQRKIWNEAEENDLKIVKDAGVKVIYPDKKPFRESVKSVWDEFDGTEIGDLINRIQEVK, from the coding sequence ATGAGGAACAAAACCGTACTGTTTTTGTTCTTTATATGCACGGTATTGATGATTCCCACCGGCTGCGGGAAAAAAGGCGCAGCCGGTGCTGAGGTGGTATTGAAGTTAGGCCACGGCCTGGACACAGCCCATCCCGCACATAAGGCGATGGTGTATATGGCCGAGAGGGTCGCGGAAAAATCCGGCGGTCGAATGAAGATTGAGATTTTTCCGAACGAACAGTTAGGCAATGAAAAGGAATTATTAGAATCGCTGCAACTCGGCTACCTTGCGGTGACCAAGACCTCTTCGGCACCACTGGAAGGGTTCGTGCCGGAAATGAGGATTTTCGGCATTCCATACCTCTTTAGAGACTCCGAACATTTCTGGAAAGTATTAGAAGGACCTATAGGGAAGAAGCTGCTTCTTGCGGGACAATCGAAGGGACTTCGCGGCTTATGTTTCTACGACGCCGGGGCGAGAAGTTTTTACGCCAAAAAAGCAATCAACTCCCCTGCCGACCTGAAAGGATTAAAAATCCGCGTGCAAATCAGCGTTATGCAGATGAAAATGATAGATGCTATGGGCGGTTCTTCAACGCCGATTCCGTACGGCGAAATTTATACGGCGCTGGACCAGGGCGTCGTTGACGCGGCGGAAAACAACACGCCGTCATTTTACGCAAGCCGGCATTACGAGATATGCAAATATTACACAATGGACGAACACGCAAGGCTGCCTGATATACTCATAATCAGCGCGCGGGTGTGGAACAATCTCAAGGGCGAATTTCAGCAGATACTTCAGGAGGCCGTGGATGAATCTGTTGAATACCAGCGCAAGATTTGGAACGAAGCTGAAGAAAATGACCTCAAAATTGTAAAGGACGCAGGCGTGAAGGTTATATATCCGGACAAGAAGCCCTTCCGGGAATCAGTTAAAAGTGTATGGGACGAATTTGACGGCACCGAAATCGGCGACTTAATCAATCGGATACAAGAGGTAAAGTAA
- a CDS encoding TRAP transporter small permease, with product MFKTIKKILDRTLEILVMTAMAVLTVDVLWQVFTRFVLNNPSTWTEELATFLLIWVAMLGAAVALGMGAHLGIDYLVNKLSIRKKLWTEVFVFLCIALFSLCVMVTGGIDLVISTLQLGQVSPALGIKTGYVYLAIPISGFFLVFYSVIGLVERLVGLFKPVSQQNIAPPSERVGID from the coding sequence GTGTTCAAAACAATAAAAAAGATATTAGACCGAACACTTGAGATACTGGTTATGACGGCTATGGCAGTACTTACAGTGGACGTGCTATGGCAGGTCTTTACGCGATTTGTCCTCAATAATCCGAGCACGTGGACGGAAGAGCTGGCAACATTTCTGCTCATCTGGGTCGCAATGCTTGGAGCCGCGGTTGCGCTTGGCATGGGCGCTCATCTCGGCATTGACTACCTTGTAAATAAATTGTCCATAAGGAAAAAACTTTGGACGGAGGTCTTCGTATTTCTTTGCATAGCACTATTTTCGTTATGCGTGATGGTTACAGGCGGAATCGACCTCGTTATCAGCACTTTGCAATTAGGACAGGTATCGCCGGCGCTCGGGATTAAAACCGGATACGTGTATCTGGCGATACCAATCAGCGGTTTTTTTCTCGTGTTTTATTCCGTTATCGGGCTGGTCGAAAGGCTGGTCGGATTATTCAAACCTGTTTCACAGCAAAACATTGCGCCGCCGAGCGAACGGGTCGGTATAGACTGA